A stretch of the Bradyrhizobium arachidis genome encodes the following:
- a CDS encoding AI-2E family transporter, producing MKTLRQLISGEDIIQLVIRLGLLALLILWTFVIIKPFVPILTWAAVLAVAFYPAFSWLAKQLGGRPRTAAVILTLVTLGIVIGPATWLGLSAVEGVKDLASQIGTGDLVLQAPPERIKTWPLIGPQFFELWDQAYTNVRAALREIAPYLKPLAGTMLSLAGDAGVGTLQFLVSVLVMGFLFPFGPQLVAAGRGFLFRIIPEQSEHFLELAGATIRAVAQGVIGVAVIQSLLAGIGFKLAGVPSAGLVAFIVLLLSIVQIGPTPVLLPVIIWIWMDKDVTAALLFTVFFVIVGLLDNILKPLVMGRGLTTPTLVILVGVIGGTLAHGIVGLFIGPIILSVAWELAVAWIRIDRAGPAPQVIADR from the coding sequence GTGAAGACACTTCGCCAGCTCATATCCGGAGAGGACATCATCCAGCTGGTGATCCGGCTCGGATTGCTCGCGCTGCTGATCCTGTGGACCTTCGTTATCATCAAGCCGTTCGTGCCGATCCTGACCTGGGCGGCGGTGCTTGCGGTTGCCTTCTATCCGGCCTTTAGCTGGCTCGCCAAACAGCTTGGCGGCCGCCCTCGGACGGCCGCGGTCATTCTCACCTTGGTCACGCTCGGGATTGTGATCGGCCCGGCGACCTGGCTCGGTCTGAGCGCAGTCGAGGGGGTCAAGGATCTCGCGAGCCAGATCGGCACCGGCGATCTCGTGCTTCAGGCGCCGCCCGAGCGGATCAAGACTTGGCCGCTGATCGGCCCGCAGTTCTTCGAACTCTGGGATCAGGCCTACACCAACGTCCGGGCGGCGCTGCGCGAAATAGCCCCGTATCTGAAACCGCTGGCGGGGACCATGCTCTCGCTCGCCGGTGATGCCGGCGTCGGAACGCTGCAATTTCTCGTGTCAGTCCTCGTGATGGGCTTCCTGTTTCCGTTCGGACCGCAACTGGTGGCCGCCGGCCGAGGCTTTTTGTTCCGCATCATCCCCGAGCAGAGCGAGCACTTCCTTGAGCTCGCCGGCGCGACGATTCGTGCGGTCGCTCAAGGCGTGATCGGCGTTGCCGTCATCCAATCGCTGCTGGCCGGTATCGGGTTCAAGCTGGCCGGCGTTCCGAGCGCCGGTCTGGTCGCCTTCATCGTGCTTCTGCTGTCGATCGTGCAGATCGGTCCGACCCCCGTGCTATTGCCCGTGATCATCTGGATCTGGATGGACAAGGACGTCACCGCGGCGCTGCTGTTCACGGTTTTTTTCGTCATCGTCGGCCTGCTCGACAACATCCTGAAACCGCTGGTCATGGGGCGCGGCCTGACCACGCCGACGCTGGTGATCCTGGTCGGCGTGATCGGCGGAACGTTGGCGCATGGAATCGTCGGTCTCTTCATCGGTCCGATCATCCTGTCGGTCGCCTGGGAACTGGCGGTCGCCTGGATCCGCATCGATCGCGCGGGACCCGCGCCGCAGGTCATCGCCGACCGTTGA
- a CDS encoding GNAT family N-acetyltransferase → MSDPANYAKQELLRDGTPVDIRSLRPADEGDMLAALERTSSQSLQRRFFAMKRHFSDKERAYFMNVDFKSHVALVVVAEDAGRQIIVGGGRYVVVEPGQAEMAFVVIDAWQGRGIGSLLMRHLIEIARGAGLHELTAEVLPENASMLSVFGKFGFKPAARRDPQTVHLALKLD, encoded by the coding sequence ATGTCGGACCCCGCAAACTACGCGAAGCAGGAGTTATTGCGCGACGGTACCCCAGTCGATATCCGCTCGCTTCGGCCCGCGGACGAAGGCGACATGCTGGCCGCATTGGAGCGGACCAGCTCGCAATCGCTGCAGCGCCGCTTCTTCGCAATGAAGCGGCACTTCTCCGACAAGGAGCGCGCCTATTTCATGAATGTCGATTTCAAAAGCCACGTCGCGCTGGTCGTGGTCGCCGAGGACGCGGGCCGCCAAATCATCGTCGGCGGCGGTCGGTACGTCGTCGTCGAGCCCGGACAGGCCGAGATGGCCTTCGTCGTCATCGACGCCTGGCAGGGACGCGGCATCGGCTCGCTCCTGATGCGTCACCTGATCGAAATCGCCCGCGGTGCCGGACTGCACGAGCTCACTGCGGAGGTGCTGCCCGAGAACGCGTCAATGCTGAGCGTGTTCGGCAAGTTCGGTTTCAAGCCCGCCGCCCGCCGCGACCCCCAGACCGTGCACCTGGCGCTTAAGCTCGATTGA
- a CDS encoding MaoC family dehydratase yields the protein MAPVEWFDDLSIGMRFRSPEVKVTEADIKRFAAEFDPQPMHLDDEAAKKTLFGGLAASGWHTAAIAMNLAVQIRPFGPHPLIGMGVDGLRWTLPVRADDVLHLEGEVISLTPSKTKPQGIALVKWTMLNQRGEEVYTFTPIAIVPRRPQVS from the coding sequence ATGGCGCCGGTCGAATGGTTCGACGATCTCTCGATCGGGATGCGGTTCAGGTCCCCGGAGGTGAAGGTCACCGAGGCCGATATCAAGAGGTTTGCAGCCGAGTTCGACCCGCAGCCGATGCATCTCGACGACGAGGCCGCCAAAAAGACCCTGTTCGGGGGACTTGCTGCGTCAGGATGGCACACTGCCGCCATTGCGATGAACCTGGCCGTCCAGATCCGCCCGTTCGGCCCGCATCCCCTGATCGGGATGGGCGTGGACGGCCTTCGCTGGACCCTCCCCGTGCGCGCCGACGACGTTCTCCATCTCGAAGGCGAGGTGATCAGCCTGACCCCGTCCAAGACCAAGCCGCAAGGCATCGCATTGGTGAAGTGGACCATGCTCAATCAGAGGGGCGAGGAGGTCTACACCTTCACCCCGATTGCGATCGTGCCGCGCAGACCGCAGGTGTCGTGA
- a CDS encoding lytic transglycosylase domain-containing protein translates to MTKGRTIATAFLGTMALLGGFGLRAEAAQCGSSPAGFEGWKREFSAEAHGKGIGQTAIAALMQANYASATINADRSQRSFSLTLDQFLAKRGATTIVAKGRQLKQSQAALFSSIQQRYGVPPGPLIAIWGMETGFGSQRGNQNMLSSIATLAYDCRRPEFFTDQLYAALKLIDRGVLTGATRGSMHGEVGQTQFMPKNILAYGTGNLENAANALNSTAAFLKAHGWRAGAGYQPGEPNFAAIEAWNAAGVYQKAIALMGRQIDEGGGQAAR, encoded by the coding sequence ATGACCAAGGGCAGGACGATCGCGACGGCTTTTCTCGGCACGATGGCGCTGCTCGGCGGCTTCGGATTACGCGCCGAGGCTGCGCAATGCGGCAGTTCGCCGGCCGGCTTCGAGGGCTGGAAGCGCGAGTTCAGCGCGGAGGCGCATGGCAAGGGTATCGGCCAGACTGCGATCGCTGCCTTGATGCAGGCAAACTATGCCAGCGCCACCATCAACGCCGACCGCAGCCAGCGCAGCTTTTCGCTGACGCTCGACCAGTTCCTCGCCAAGCGCGGCGCCACCACCATTGTGGCCAAGGGACGGCAGCTCAAGCAGTCGCAGGCGGCGCTGTTTTCGTCGATCCAGCAACGCTACGGCGTGCCACCGGGGCCGTTGATCGCGATCTGGGGCATGGAGACGGGCTTTGGCAGCCAGCGGGGCAACCAGAACATGCTGTCGTCGATTGCGACGCTGGCGTACGACTGCCGGCGTCCAGAATTCTTCACCGACCAGCTCTATGCAGCGCTGAAGCTGATCGACCGCGGCGTGCTGACGGGCGCAACGCGCGGCTCGATGCACGGCGAGGTCGGCCAGACCCAGTTCATGCCGAAGAACATTTTGGCCTATGGTACCGGCAATCTCGAGAATGCTGCCAACGCGCTCAATTCAACCGCTGCGTTCCTGAAGGCCCATGGCTGGCGGGCGGGTGCCGGCTACCAGCCGGGCGAGCCGAATTTTGCGGCCATCGAAGCCTGGAACGCCGCCGGTGTGTACCAGAAGGCGATCGCGCTGATGGGGCGGCAGATCGATGAGGGCGGCGGACAGGCCGCCCGGTAA
- a CDS encoding shikimate dehydrogenase yields the protein MIPTGATRLYVIVGDPIAQVRSPAGVTEAFAARGHDAILVPVQVASADLPGFLSVAGRLKNLDGIVATIPHKFTCYQACASATDRAHFLQTVNLMRRQADRTWHGDMVDGLGFLGAARSKGIDPNGMRALLVGAGGAGSAIALALIEAGVSELAIHDSATERRDALIERLNRLGKGRARRGSDDPTGFDFVANATPAGMKAGDPLPVDVTRLAPSTYCGCVITVPEIPPFIAAARRIGCVTATGTDMYRQHQGIMVDFLLGHGGDGM from the coding sequence ATGATCCCGACAGGCGCAACGCGACTCTATGTCATCGTGGGCGATCCCATCGCACAGGTGCGCTCGCCGGCGGGCGTGACGGAGGCCTTTGCCGCGCGCGGCCATGACGCCATCCTCGTACCCGTCCAGGTCGCGTCAGCGGATTTGCCGGGTTTCTTGTCGGTGGCAGGGCGGCTGAAGAATCTTGATGGTATCGTTGCGACCATTCCGCACAAATTCACCTGCTACCAGGCCTGCGCGAGCGCGACCGACCGCGCACATTTTCTGCAGACCGTGAATCTGATGCGCCGCCAGGCGGACCGCACATGGCATGGCGACATGGTGGACGGGCTCGGCTTCCTCGGCGCCGCGCGATCCAAGGGGATTGATCCCAACGGCATGCGCGCCTTGCTGGTCGGCGCGGGCGGGGCAGGGTCCGCGATTGCACTTGCCCTGATCGAGGCCGGTGTCAGCGAGCTCGCCATCCACGACAGCGCGACCGAGCGCCGCGACGCACTGATCGAGCGGCTGAACAGGCTCGGCAAGGGCCGCGCGCGGCGAGGGTCCGACGACCCCACCGGCTTCGATTTCGTCGCCAACGCCACGCCTGCGGGAATGAAGGCCGGCGATCCGCTGCCCGTCGACGTCACGAGACTCGCACCGTCGACCTATTGCGGCTGCGTCATCACCGTGCCCGAAATCCCGCCCTTCATCGCCGCCGCGCGACGGATCGGCTGCGTCACGGCGACCGGAACTGACATGTACCGGCAGCACCAGGGCATCATGGTGGATTTCCTGCTCGGGCATGGCGGCGACGGGATGTGA
- a CDS encoding NAD(P)/FAD-dependent oxidoreductase encodes MSAEKHKTGTEGTASVDVSALRARYRSERDRRLRSEGKAQYVEVTGGFGRYLDDPWADPGFTRSPITEETEVVIVGGGFGGLLCGARLRAAGIDDFRMVEKAADFGGTWYWNRYPGAACDTESYIYLPLLEETGYMPVRKYARAPEIYEHSRRIGRHFDLYERTLFQTTISRMTWQEKESRWQVETDRGDKIRARFVILAGGPLSRPKLPGIPGIESFKGHSFHTSRWDYGYTGGTAEGNLTGVADKRVGIIGTGATAVQCVPHLGHSAKELYVFQRTPSAIGVRDDRPTDDVWAKSLRRGWQRERMDNFTAVISGEPFEQDLVQDGWTGLLGEILLAPRRQPEPVTSIEQALKVIEQADYRKMEEIRARVDALVEDSATAEALKPWYKAFCKRPCFHDEYLQTFNRPNVHLVDTKGQGVERITENAVVADGKAYELDCLIYASGFEVGTDYARRMGFEVYGREGLSLSERWRGGVQTLHGFYSRGFPNCFLIVTVQAGQSANFPHIIDEQSQHIAYVIKEARKRGAQTLEPTLAAENAWVDEVVKAALGRQTYLAECTPGYYNNEGVFDPIAARNSQYWRGPVAFLRLLDRWRKDGQLEGLELTYETVASPALAK; translated from the coding sequence ATGTCAGCGGAAAAACACAAGACTGGCACGGAAGGCACAGCCAGCGTCGATGTCTCCGCACTTCGCGCGCGCTATCGTAGCGAGCGCGACCGTCGTTTGCGCAGCGAAGGCAAGGCGCAGTATGTCGAGGTGACAGGCGGCTTCGGTCGCTATCTCGACGACCCCTGGGCCGATCCGGGCTTTACACGTTCACCGATTACCGAAGAGACGGAAGTCGTCATTGTCGGCGGCGGTTTTGGCGGTCTCTTGTGCGGCGCGCGGTTGCGTGCGGCCGGCATCGACGATTTCCGCATGGTGGAAAAGGCTGCCGACTTCGGCGGCACCTGGTACTGGAATCGCTATCCGGGTGCCGCCTGCGACACCGAGAGCTACATCTACCTGCCGCTGCTGGAAGAGACCGGCTACATGCCGGTGCGCAAATATGCGCGCGCGCCAGAAATCTACGAGCACTCCCGCCGCATCGGCCGTCATTTCGATCTCTACGAGCGCACGCTGTTCCAGACCACCATCTCGCGCATGACATGGCAGGAGAAGGAATCGCGCTGGCAGGTCGAGACCGATCGCGGTGACAAAATTCGTGCGCGCTTCGTGATCCTCGCCGGCGGTCCGTTGAGCCGGCCGAAACTTCCGGGCATCCCAGGCATTGAAAGTTTCAAAGGCCACAGCTTCCACACCAGCCGCTGGGATTACGGCTACACCGGTGGCACGGCGGAGGGGAATCTCACCGGCGTTGCCGACAAGCGCGTCGGCATCATCGGCACCGGGGCCACCGCCGTGCAATGCGTGCCACATCTCGGCCACTCCGCGAAGGAGCTCTACGTCTTCCAGCGCACGCCGTCCGCGATCGGCGTGCGCGACGATCGTCCGACCGACGACGTCTGGGCGAAGAGCCTGCGGCGAGGCTGGCAGCGCGAGCGCATGGACAACTTTACCGCCGTCATTTCCGGCGAACCGTTCGAGCAGGACCTCGTGCAGGACGGCTGGACTGGCCTCCTCGGCGAAATTCTGCTCGCGCCGCGCCGCCAGCCGGAGCCGGTGACCTCCATCGAGCAGGCGCTGAAGGTGATCGAGCAGGCGGACTATCGGAAGATGGAAGAGATCCGCGCCCGCGTGGACGCTCTCGTTGAGGATTCGGCGACCGCGGAGGCGCTAAAGCCCTGGTACAAGGCCTTTTGCAAGCGGCCTTGCTTCCACGACGAGTATCTCCAGACCTTCAATCGGCCCAACGTGCATCTTGTCGACACCAAGGGGCAGGGCGTCGAGCGTATCACCGAGAACGCGGTCGTCGCGGACGGCAAGGCTTATGAACTCGACTGTCTGATCTATGCCAGCGGTTTTGAGGTCGGTACCGACTATGCCCGCCGCATGGGCTTTGAGGTCTACGGCCGCGAGGGCCTTAGTCTCAGCGAGCGCTGGCGCGGTGGTGTGCAGACGCTGCACGGCTTTTACAGCCGCGGCTTCCCCAACTGCTTCCTCATCGTCACGGTGCAGGCGGGCCAGAGCGCAAATTTCCCGCACATCATCGACGAGCAGTCGCAGCACATCGCCTATGTGATCAAGGAGGCGCGCAAGCGTGGGGCCCAAACACTGGAGCCGACGCTTGCGGCCGAGAACGCCTGGGTTGATGAGGTCGTCAAGGCTGCGCTGGGACGCCAGACCTATCTCGCGGAATGCACGCCCGGCTATTACAACAATGAGGGCGTGTTCGATCCCATCGCCGCCCGCAACAGCCAGTATTGGCGCGGGCCCGTCGCATTTCTCAGGCTTCTCGATCGCTGGCGCAAAGACGGCCAGCTTGAGGGGCTGGAGTTGACGTATGAGACGGTCGCATCGCCGGCCCTGGCCAAATGA
- a CDS encoding long-chain fatty acid--CoA ligase: protein MQGLMMDMPLLISGLIQYAADNHGEAEIVAREIEGDIHRYTYADAHPRIKRMALALKRLGMKESDRVGTLAWNTHRHFEMFYAAPGMSYVLHTINPRLFPEQLVYIINHAEDRLLFIDRATLPIVEAIAPQLKTIEAYVVMSSRERMPETKLANVHCYEELLAKESDAGFAWPVFDEKSASTICYTSGTTGNPKGVIYSHRAALLQTMVCSGFDFLPGHLEGVREVMMPMAPLFHGNGWNMPFTAPYTGSKLVLPGRNYEPDKLYELLEGEKVTLSAGVPSFWLILLDWLGRTGNKFSTLRATLSSGSAPPRAMVEKLKRDYGVDYIQAWGMTEALGCSMPSLRPGSEQLSDTEKFDRRMVSGRACFGTALRIVDDGENELPRDGKTVGHLRARGPWVASGYMKLNEGVDRDGWLITGDMAVIDAQGHVTLTDRSKDVIKSGGEWISSIQLEDVALSHPDVLQAAVVAIAHEKWQERPLLLVVRKKGTTVEAKALLDHMRPKVASWWMPDAVEFLDEFPMTGTGKVLKSALREKFRGYRAG, encoded by the coding sequence ATGCAGGGATTGATGATGGATATGCCGCTCCTGATCAGCGGCCTGATCCAGTACGCCGCTGACAATCACGGCGAAGCGGAGATCGTCGCGCGCGAGATCGAAGGCGACATTCATCGTTACACCTATGCGGATGCACATCCGCGCATCAAGCGCATGGCGCTGGCCTTGAAGCGGCTCGGCATGAAGGAAAGCGACCGCGTCGGTACGCTCGCCTGGAATACGCATCGCCATTTCGAGATGTTCTATGCCGCGCCGGGCATGAGCTATGTGCTGCACACCATCAACCCGCGGCTGTTCCCGGAGCAGCTCGTCTACATCATCAACCACGCCGAAGACCGCCTGCTGTTCATCGATCGGGCGACGCTGCCGATCGTGGAGGCGATTGCGCCGCAGCTGAAGACCATCGAAGCTTACGTGGTGATGTCGTCGCGCGAGCGGATGCCGGAGACGAAGCTCGCCAATGTGCATTGCTATGAGGAATTGCTGGCCAAGGAGTCTGACGCGGGATTTGCCTGGCCGGTGTTCGACGAAAAGTCCGCATCCACGATCTGCTACACGTCCGGCACCACAGGCAATCCGAAGGGCGTGATCTACTCACATCGCGCCGCCTTGTTGCAGACCATGGTCTGCTCCGGCTTCGACTTCCTGCCCGGCCATTTGGAAGGCGTGCGCGAGGTGATGATGCCGATGGCGCCCCTGTTCCACGGCAATGGCTGGAACATGCCGTTCACCGCGCCCTATACCGGCTCGAAGCTGGTACTGCCCGGCCGCAACTACGAACCGGACAAGCTCTATGAGCTGCTCGAAGGCGAGAAGGTGACGCTGTCGGCGGGCGTGCCGAGCTTTTGGCTGATCCTGCTCGACTGGCTCGGTCGCACCGGCAACAAATTCTCGACACTCCGCGCGACGCTGTCATCCGGTTCGGCGCCGCCGCGCGCGATGGTCGAGAAGCTGAAACGTGACTACGGCGTCGACTACATCCAGGCCTGGGGCATGACGGAAGCACTGGGCTGCTCGATGCCTAGCTTGCGACCGGGCTCGGAGCAGCTCAGCGACACCGAAAAGTTCGACCGACGCATGGTGTCGGGCCGCGCCTGCTTCGGCACGGCGTTGCGCATCGTCGATGACGGCGAGAACGAGCTACCGCGCGACGGCAAGACCGTCGGCCATCTCCGCGCCAGGGGCCCCTGGGTTGCCTCCGGCTACATGAAGTTGAACGAAGGCGTCGATCGCGACGGCTGGCTGATCACCGGCGACATGGCGGTGATCGACGCGCAGGGGCACGTGACGCTGACCGATCGCTCCAAGGACGTGATCAAGTCCGGCGGCGAATGGATCTCCTCGATCCAGCTCGAGGACGTCGCGCTGTCGCACCCGGACGTGCTGCAGGCCGCCGTCGTCGCCATCGCGCATGAGAAGTGGCAGGAGCGTCCCCTGCTCCTGGTCGTGCGCAAGAAGGGCACGACGGTGGAGGCCAAGGCGCTGCTCGACCACATGCGCCCGAAGGTCGCGAGCTGGTGGATGCCTGATGCGGTCGAGTTTCTGGACGAGTTTCCGATGACCGGCACCGGAAAGGTGCTGAAATCGGCGCTGCGCGAGAAGTTCAGGGGATACCGCGCCGGATAG
- a CDS encoding glycoside hydrolase family 172 protein: MVFSGLGLHLGNLSRLSNAQSRSISPENFSGEKGKGGMAVDGPAARQARGLGQGWKISPYVVIEPGATFTLADIEGQGAIQQIWMTLARGRLRHSILRIYWDEQAQPSVECPAGDFFACGWEEYAQVSSLAVCVNPGRGFNCYWEMPFRKRARFTLENRSEEALTIYYQINYMLTEVPEDCAYFHAQFRRTNPVPYKDVYTILEGVSGRGHYVGTYMAWGTNSNGWWGEGEIKFFMDGDGDFPTICGTGTEDYFCGAYNFDPYVPWMLAHPGQSGGPQSRYQEFTTPYAGLPQVIRPDGVYRSQQRFGMYRWHITDPVRFQRDFRVTIQALGWRHGVKEPKYLPLQDDIASVAFWYQTLPTAPFPRLPDADYLEVD; this comes from the coding sequence ATGGTGTTTTCCGGATTGGGCCTGCATCTCGGCAATCTGTCGCGCCTGTCCAACGCACAGTCGCGCTCGATCAGCCCGGAGAACTTTTCGGGCGAGAAGGGCAAGGGCGGCATGGCCGTGGACGGCCCCGCGGCGCGCCAGGCGCGCGGCCTCGGCCAGGGCTGGAAAATCTCGCCTTATGTCGTGATCGAGCCCGGCGCGACCTTCACGCTCGCCGACATCGAGGGCCAGGGCGCGATCCAGCAGATATGGATGACGCTGGCGCGCGGCCGTCTCCGCCATTCCATTCTGCGCATCTACTGGGACGAGCAGGCGCAGCCGAGCGTCGAATGCCCCGCCGGCGATTTCTTCGCCTGCGGCTGGGAAGAATACGCGCAAGTCTCCTCGCTCGCGGTGTGCGTCAATCCCGGGCGCGGCTTCAACTGCTATTGGGAAATGCCCTTTCGCAAGCGCGCGCGCTTCACGTTGGAGAACCGCAGCGAAGAAGCGCTGACCATCTACTACCAGATCAACTACATGCTCACCGAGGTGCCGGAGGATTGCGCTTATTTCCATGCGCAGTTCCGCCGTACCAATCCCGTGCCCTACAAGGACGTCTACACCATTCTCGAAGGCGTCAGCGGCCGCGGCCACTATGTCGGCACGTATATGGCCTGGGGTACCAACAGCAACGGCTGGTGGGGCGAAGGCGAGATCAAGTTCTTCATGGATGGCGACGGCGACTTCCCGACCATCTGCGGCACCGGTACCGAGGACTATTTTTGCGGCGCCTACAATTTCGATCCCTATGTGCCGTGGATGCTGGCGCATCCCGGCCAGAGCGGCGGCCCGCAGTCGCGCTATCAGGAATTCACCACACCCTATGCCGGCCTGCCGCAGGTGATCCGGCCCGACGGCGTCTACCGCTCGCAACAGCGTTTTGGCATGTACCGCTGGCACATCACCGATCCCGTGCGCTTCCAGAGGGATTTTCGCGTCACGATCCAGGCGCTGGGCTGGCGCCATGGTGTCAAGGAGCCGAAATATCTGCCGCTCCAGGACGACATCGCCTCCGTCGCGTTCTGGTACCAGACGTTGCCGACGGCGCCATTCCCTCGATTGCCGGATGCGGACTATCTCGAAGTGGATTGA
- a CDS encoding acyl-CoA dehydrogenase family protein, with translation MLYPMSPKVVELKRKLENFMDRHIYPNEERFYREAEELGPWKVYPVVEELKPLARAEGLWNLFLPESKHGAGLTNLEYAPLCEVMGRSHLAPEVFNCSAPDTGNMEVLERYGSEKDKERWLKPLLAGEIRSCFAMTEPAVASSDATNIESSIVRDGDHYVINGRKWYTTNATDPRCKICIFMGKSDPDNADRHKQQSMILVPMDTPGIEVKRPLPVFGFYGVPDRASEVIFTNVRVPRENMLLGEGRGFEIAQGRLGPGRIHHCMRLIGLAERTLEKMCRRVRSRITFGKPVSEQTVTQERIAEARIMIEQARLLTLNAAHAMDTVGNKVAKAEIAMIKVAVPNMACQIIDWAIQAHGGGGTSNDFGLTQAYATARLLRLADGPDEVHRNQIARMELKKYSNA, from the coding sequence ATGCTCTATCCCATGTCGCCAAAAGTCGTCGAGCTCAAGCGCAAGCTCGAAAACTTCATGGACCGGCACATCTATCCGAACGAGGAGCGGTTCTATCGCGAAGCCGAGGAACTCGGGCCGTGGAAGGTCTATCCCGTCGTCGAGGAGCTAAAACCGCTGGCACGCGCCGAGGGGCTCTGGAACCTGTTCCTGCCGGAGAGCAAACACGGGGCGGGGCTGACCAATCTCGAATATGCACCGCTGTGCGAGGTGATGGGCCGCTCGCATCTGGCGCCCGAAGTCTTCAACTGCTCGGCGCCCGACACCGGCAATATGGAGGTGCTGGAGCGTTACGGCAGCGAGAAGGACAAGGAGCGTTGGCTGAAGCCGCTGCTCGCGGGCGAAATCCGTTCCTGTTTTGCCATGACCGAACCCGCGGTCGCCTCATCGGATGCGACCAACATCGAGAGCTCGATCGTGCGCGATGGCGACCATTACGTCATCAACGGACGCAAATGGTACACGACGAACGCGACCGATCCGCGCTGCAAGATCTGCATCTTCATGGGCAAGAGCGACCCCGACAATGCCGACCGCCACAAGCAGCAATCGATGATCCTGGTGCCGATGGATACGCCGGGCATCGAGGTCAAGCGTCCCCTGCCCGTGTTCGGCTTCTACGGCGTGCCGGATCGTGCCTCGGAAGTCATCTTCACCAACGTCAGGGTCCCCAGGGAGAACATGCTGCTCGGCGAAGGCCGCGGTTTCGAGATCGCGCAGGGACGGCTCGGCCCCGGCCGCATCCACCACTGCATGCGTCTCATTGGCCTTGCCGAACGCACGTTGGAGAAGATGTGCCGCCGCGTGCGCAGCCGCATCACCTTCGGCAAGCCGGTGTCGGAACAGACGGTGACGCAGGAGCGCATCGCCGAAGCCCGCATCATGATCGAGCAGGCGCGTTTGCTGACGCTAAACGCCGCGCACGCCATGGACACGGTCGGCAACAAGGTGGCGAAGGCCGAGATCGCCATGATCAAGGTCGCCGTGCCCAACATGGCCTGCCAGATCATCGACTGGGCGATCCAGGCCCATGGCGGCGGCGGCACCTCGAACGACTTTGGTCTGACCCAGGCCTACGCCACCGCCCGCCTGCTCAGGCTTGCCGACGGACCGGACGAGGTCCATCGCAACCAGATCGCGCGCATGGAGCTGAAGAAATACTCCAACGCATGA
- a CDS encoding asparaginase: protein MTKDTLRPASLRRSALPMLSVPVIALAISSMVISTTAYAEETAKGTTTAANLPRILVLATGGTIAGQADPRATGAYKSGQITGEQLVQSVPGLDKVAKLNAEQISAIGSQDMNDKVWFALAQRIQQAFDKNEADGVVITHGTDTLEETAFFLDNVVKGDKPVVIVGSMRPATAVSADGPGNLYEAIQVASDPRSRGRGVMAVLNDKIEAARSITKTNTTSIETFVSPNGGPIGYVDSAGGIRFMAQTSGLKRANYALPASDPLPRVEIIYSHANMDAIPIEDAISHGAKGIVLAGVGDGNTSKQALEALEAAAKKGVIVVRSSRVRSGFVTRNVEVDDDKNGFVVSEDLNPQKARVLTQLLIASGVTAPAELQRAFTATW, encoded by the coding sequence ATGACGAAGGATACCCTCAGACCAGCAAGCCTTCGGCGAAGCGCGCTCCCGATGCTCTCCGTTCCCGTGATCGCCTTGGCGATCTCATCAATGGTGATCAGCACGACGGCATATGCCGAAGAAACAGCCAAAGGCACGACCACGGCTGCCAATCTGCCACGCATTCTCGTGCTCGCAACCGGCGGGACCATCGCAGGTCAGGCAGATCCCCGCGCGACAGGTGCATACAAATCCGGTCAGATCACGGGAGAGCAACTGGTCCAGTCGGTCCCGGGCCTGGACAAGGTGGCGAAGTTGAACGCCGAACAGATCTCGGCGATCGGATCCCAGGATATGAATGACAAGGTCTGGTTTGCCCTGGCTCAGCGCATTCAGCAAGCCTTTGACAAGAACGAAGCCGATGGCGTCGTCATAACGCACGGCACGGATACGCTCGAGGAGACGGCGTTTTTCCTCGACAACGTGGTCAAGGGCGACAAGCCGGTCGTGATCGTGGGTTCGATGCGTCCCGCCACGGCCGTCAGCGCGGACGGCCCGGGCAATCTGTACGAAGCCATCCAGGTCGCCTCCGATCCTCGCTCGCGCGGGCGCGGGGTCATGGCCGTGCTGAACGACAAGATCGAGGCGGCGCGTTCGATAACGAAGACCAACACCACGAGCATCGAGACGTTCGTGTCTCCGAACGGTGGACCCATCGGCTACGTCGATTCAGCCGGCGGCATTCGTTTCATGGCGCAGACTTCCGGGCTGAAGCGGGCGAACTATGCCTTGCCGGCGAGCGATCCCCTGCCGCGGGTCGAAATCATCTACTCCCACGCCAACATGGACGCCATTCCGATCGAGGACGCCATCTCGCACGGCGCCAAGGGCATTGTGCTGGCGGGCGTCGGAGATGGAAACACCTCCAAGCAGGCACTCGAAGCCCTCGAGGCCGCCGCCAAGAAGGGCGTCATCGTCGTTCGCTCCAGTCGCGTTCGATCCGGCTTCGTCACGCGCAACGTCGAGGTCGATGACGACAAGAACGGCTTCGTCGTCTCGGAGGATCTGAACCCGCAGAAGGCGCGGGTTCTGACCCAGCTTCTGATCGCGAGCGGCGTCACCGCTCCAGCTGAGCTACAGCGGGCTTTTACGGCGACCTGGTAG